Proteins encoded within one genomic window of Triticum aestivum cultivar Chinese Spring chromosome 2D, IWGSC CS RefSeq v2.1, whole genome shotgun sequence:
- the LOC123050931 gene encoding MDIS1-interacting receptor like kinase 2, with the protein MRLAMETSPHLKLVSLVLLLALFSHAIAAPPPSLLEEQAGALLTWKATIHSPPAQLQSWGSNTTWPCTWYGIKCGENQAGHQEVMITEISLRGLRLRAALESLNFTALHTLTSIRLPYNQIRGPFPPTLASSLPNLRHLMLPGNKIFGEIPRQIKHLESLVGLNLSKNHLSGPIPSELSYLKKLAKLDFSNNHLTGPIPKNLWNCTQLTILYLWDNQLSGSIPQELSYLVNLELLDLGTNKLTGSISNTFGNLTKLTALYLDGNWFSGHVPREIGTLMDLGYLQFYDNNLSGPLPPELCAGGMLKRLIAFDNNLNGPLPSSLVNCRSLERVRLERNQIEGDISEMGVYPNLVYMDMSSNNLFGQLSCHWGECHNLTMLRISNNNLTGEIPASMGQLSQLGWLDLSSNKLEGELPSALGNLKKLFNLSLGDNLLHGSIPLEIGALSNIELLDLSSNNLDGLIQNSIEHCLKLRLLKLNHNNFGGNIPPELGLLRSLHDLLDLSDNSFTGAIPSQLSDLIMLDTLNLSHNKLNGSIPPSFQSMESLTSIDVSYNELEGLVPDSKLFQGAPMQRFMHNKMLCGVVKGLLPCHSANQSRGERKGYKILVLAIVPALLSLVLAVVTLMFWHERKKTNATNDDKVTKEKVFSIWGFDGANVFMQIVEATNNFSEMHCLATGGYGSVYKARLPTCEIFAVKRIHVIEDEHCVNETMFNREIEALVQIRHRNIVKLFGYCSSNQGRFLIYEYMERGDLAKTLKDNERAIELDWRRRIHIVLDVIHALAYMHHDCSSPIVHRDITSNNILIDYEFRACISDFGTAKILNLYGWNLTRLAGTKGYLAPELAYTENVTEKCDVYSFGVLVLELFMGSHPGDLLSSLSLATTNNELCLQDLLDSRLMLPDAETARDIYRVLTVAARCLEPSPSRRLTARRVGDELFTIKAREDHVDYLHAGITFPAL; encoded by the exons ATGCGACTAGCCATGGAGACCTCACCTCACCTAAAGCTTGTCTCGCTCGTTCTCCTGCTAGCCTTGTTTTCTCATGCCATCGCAGCACCACCCCCATCCCTCCTGGAAGAACAGGCCGGAGCCCTTCTCACCTGGAAAGCCACCATACACAGCCCCCCAGCCCAGCTGCAGTCCTGGGGAAGCAACACCACATGGCCATGCACCTGGTATGGCATCAAGTGCGGCGAGAACCAAGCAGGGCACCAGGAGGTCATGATCACCGAGATATCTCTGCGGGGTTTGCGGCTGAGAGCGGCGTTGGAATCCCTCAACTTCACGGCGTTGCATACTCTCACGAGTATCCGACTCCCGTACAATCAGATAAGGGGCCCCTTTCCACCCACTTTAGCATCATCTTTGCCAAACCTGCGACACCTAATGCTTCCAGGAAATAAAATCTTTGGTGAAATACCAAGGCAAATTAAACACCTAGAGAGCCTAGTGGGGCTGAACTTGTCAAAGAACCACCTATCCGGTCCCATCCCTAGTGAACTAAGCTATCTAAAGAAGCTTGCCAAGTTAGATTTTTCCAACAACCACCTCACAGGCCCCATTCCAAAAAATCTATGGAATTGTACTCAACTCACTATCTTGTACCTATGGGATAACCAACTTTCCGGGAGCATCCCACAAGAACTAAGTTACCTAGTGAATCTAGAATTATTGGATCTTGGCACAAACAAACTCACAGGTTCCATCTCCAATACCTTTGGAAATTTGACCAAGCTCACTGCCTTATACCTTGATGGTAATTGGTTCTCTGGTCATGTTCCACGAGAAATTGGCACCTTAATGGATCTCGGATATCTACAATTTTATGATAACAATCTCTCTGGCCCCTTACCACCTGAATTGTGTGCTGGAGGTATGCTCAAGAGATTAATTGCATTTGACAACAATCTCAATGGACCTCTTCCATCAAGTTTGGTGAACTGTAGAAGCCTAGAAAGAGTCCGCCTTGAAAGGAATCAAATAGAAGGAGATATTTCTGAGATGGGGGTTTATCCAAATCTGGTCTACATGGATATGAGCTCAAATAATTTGTTTGGTCAGTTATCTTGTCACTGGGGGGAATGTCATAATCTTACGATGCTACGCATCTCAAACAACAACCTTACCGGGGAAATACCCGCAAGTATGGGGCAGCTATCTCAACTAGGGTGGCTTGATCTTTCATCAAACAAGCTTGAAGGAGAGCTTCCAAGTGCACTAGGCAATCTAAAAAAATTGTTCAACCTGAGCCTCGGGGACAATTTGCTCCATGGAAGCATTCCACTAGAAATTGGAGCACTATCCAATATAGAGTTGCTGGATTTGTCATCAAATAACCTAGATGGGTTGATACAAAATTCAATTGAGCATTGTTTGAAGCTTCGCCTTTTGAAGTTGAATCACAATAACTTCGGAGGAAACATCCCTCCTGAGCTAGGGTTATTACGTAGCTTACATGACCTATTGGATTTGAGTGATAATTCATTTACTGGGGCAATACCAAGCCAACTTAGTGATCTGATCATGCTAGATACTCTGAATCTTTCACACAATAAACTTAATGGCTCCATTCCGCCATCATTTCAGAGTATGGAAAGCTTGACATCCATTGATGTATCTTATAATGAACTGGAAGGGTTGGTCCCGGACAGTAAACTCTTCCAAGGAGCTCCAATGCAGCGATTCATGCATAATAAGATGCTATGTGGTGTGGTGAAAGGATTGCTCCCTTGTCATAGTGCAAATCAGagcagaggggaaaggaaaggataCAAAATACTTGTATTAGCCATTGTTCCTGCTCTGCTATCTCTTGTTCTTGCTGTGGTGACATTGATGTTCTGGCATGAAAGGAAGAAAACCAATGCAACTAACGACGATAAAGTAACAAAAGAAAAAGTCTTCTCTATCTGGGGTTTTGATGGGGCAAATGTGTTCATGCAAATCGTTGAAGCAACCAACAATTTTAGCGAGATGCATTGCTTAGCAACCGGTGGGTATGGatctgtctacaaagctagacttccAACATGCGAAATATTTGCAGTGAAGAGGATACACGTGATAGAAGATGAGCATTGTGTGAATGAGACAATGTTCAATCGTGAAATTGAGGCATTGGTGCAGATCCGTCATCGAAACATCGTAAAACTATTTGGGTATTGCTCCTCTAACCAAGGCAGGTTCCTTATCTATGAATATATGGAGCGAGGAGACTTGGCGAAAACACTGAAGGATAATGAAAGGGCAATTGAATTGGATTGGAGAAGGCGGATACATATTGTGTTGGATGTGATTCATGCTTTGGCATACATGCATCATGATTGTTCGTCACCAATAGTCCATAGAGATATAACAAGCAACAACATTTTGATTGATTATGAATTTAGAGCTTGCATCTCTGACTTTGGTACGGCAAAAATTCTCAATCTTTATGGGTGGAATCTTACAAGGCTTGCTGGGACCAAAGGCTATCTCGCCCCAG AGCTAGCATATACAGAAAACGTGACGGAGAAATGTGATGTATACAGCTTCGGAGTGCTTGTTTTGGAGCTATTTATGGGATCTCATCCAGGCGATTTGCTCTCATCCCTCTCGTTGGCCACCACGAATAATGAGCTGTGCCTGCAGGATCTGCTGGACTCTAGGCTTATGCTCCCGGATGCTGAAACCGCCAGAGATATATACCGCGTGCTTACTGTCGCAGCCCGGTGCCTGGAGCCGAGTCCATCGCGCAGGCTAACCGCACGACGTGTCGGTGATGAGCTATTTACGATTAAAGCTCGTGAAGATCATGTCGATTATTTGCACGCCGGCATCACATTTCCTGCACTGTAG